CCGCCGTGAGTACCTCCTTAATGTGATGCATCTCATCGTCCGTCGGGTTATTCACGGTGAAACACCAGCGTTTCACAGGTTGTTCACGTCTAGGAGCATTCTCCCGTGGTGTCTCCAGATGTCGCGTCTTACTGGTGTCCTTAGACATGCTTCAGGTGTCGTATTTTCGATGAAATTGACAAAATTCGGTGGTGGTGCTTGGTGCCGCAGGTGTGCCAAACTCAATTTCTGAATGGCAGTAGGTCTGCAGAGTTTAGAATATTTTGTCCAGAATTGGTAAAATACCCTAACCTCGACTTTTTGGTGGACgaatagttttgttttgtgctgCAGTCCTCCAAGTCTGATGTACTCTGATTGGAGCGAAATTCTTATTTAGTCATCGTTTAGGGTAATAAGAAAGGGCTCCTCAGGTATTTTGAAGGACATTGTTATGGACCGAACATACCCCCACCCACCCCACTCTGTTCCCTTTTCCCCCTGGTGCAACCTCTTGTGTATAGGATCTAGGATCTGTATGTTGGTTTTGATGCTTTACATgtctaaatgttttgttttttgttgcttTGTGCCGTTAAACTAGTGTTAATTTACATTTGTCTCTTTTCGTCTTAGatctaatgatgctgaaaaaggAGAGTGAAGTACTGAGTGAAATGGAAGAGAAAGATCAATGTAAGAATCATCATGATCTTATAACTGGCCAAAAAACTTTTAGTTGCTCACAGACTAAAAAGACTTCCTCACGAAAAAGGGCTAAAAAGACAGAAACTATAAGTAATTTTACATGCCAACAATGTGGAAACAGATTCACTCATAAAGGAAGCCTTAACaggcacatgagaattcacaatggagagaagccttacacgtGTCCTCAATGTGGAAGGAGTTTCAATCAACATGGAAatcttaaagtccacatgacaATTCACACTGAAGTGAAGCCTTatacctgccaacagtgtggaaagagtttcgaTCAACATGAAAAGCTTAacgtccacatgagaattcacacaggagagaagccttacatctgccaacagtgtggaaagactttTGCTGAAAATGTAAGCCTTAACAgacacatgagagttcacactggagaaaagccttacacttgccaacagtgtggaaagagtttcactcaaATTGGAAatcttaaagtccacatgagcgTTCACGCTgtagagaagcctttcacctgccaacagtgtgggaAAAGTTTTAAGCGAAAAGGAAACCTTAACAGGCACAAGAGTGTTCACGCTGAAGAGacgcctttcacctgccaacagtgtgggaAAAGTTTCAACCGAAAAGAAAACCTTAAAAGGCACATGGGATTTCACACTTGAGAAAAGACATTTATGTGGTCACTGTGGAAAAGTTTTAGGTATAAAGTGACCCTTAAGTGCCACATGAGTATTCATGTATGaaagaactgtttttgtttgtcatCATCGTGAAATGATTTTCACATACCGGAAACACCTCATGTCTAATAATGTGCTGATTACTGTTATTGTACTAAATCACCTTTGAGGGCTGAATTCCCTGTTAATGTCCAGTGACTACAAGAGGAATAAAGAGTGTAGAATTAGATTCAATGAATTGATTAGTCAAATGAAGAATAAAGTAGTTACAATTTTACATGTCAAAAGAAGTATAAATctgtatcaaataaaatacataaaactcTGTTGGTCtgcacaaaataataaacaaaataacagaaacagGCTTTTGATTCAAAAGATACAGAGATGTGGTGATCTGGCAATAGCTGCTTTCAACAGGTGGGGCTAATAGCCTTGGACCTGTAGGACCGAGCCCAAAATCACATGGTTTCCACCATTGGGCCAGATGCTCTGCAGTGTTTTACTAAAACCCTATTTTAACACTTCTCTCTGAAACAATGTCACACAACCACATCATTTCACCAACAAAGGGAAGTTTTATCAGACTGGAAACTAGCGAGATTGCGAAACAAACGTGATAAATGtttgcctttttgttttttatttactttttttttagatttaaaacCCAAGCATCAATGTTTTACCacagttttacaataaaaagtgAAACATTGATCATTAATTTGTATCAGGATTGCAGTTGTAATATAgaagtattgtttttttttaccattattTCACAAAAGAGGGAGTACTTATTCAGTCacatatttctgtttatttgtagtcACAAGACGGCACAAATCTCTGGGGCTTTAGTCAGAAACGATGCacataaaaaagagaaattctcatgtttacatcacatttcCTTAGATAATTTCTATAATGTTTTCACCATCTGAGGAGCTTTGAGGGCTCTCACCAGTCTTAATATATCGATATCATTTCAGCCAGAGAAACACAGGGAGCTCTTGAATGAAAAACAGGAGTTATGTTGGAGGAAGCTATATTTTATGACATATGCACAGCTAAATATGCATATCAGGCAGTCTGGTATAAAGAGATGAGGTGTATTGACATAAAATAtgtaaccaaataaatacacaattgtGATATATGATTTGTCTTATTTCTTTAAGTGGTGTCTTTTACTtgtgctgcgttcacgccacctTGTATTTACTggaatcttgagatgacaaATTCggtatttataaaatatatactataaataTAAGTAACGTACACTGtgttgggacacccctccaaatcattgaattcaggtgttccaatcacttccatggtcacaggtgtataaaatcaagcacttataaatgcagactgcttctacaaacatttgtgaaagaatgggtcgctcgcaggagctcagtgaattcaagtgtggtaccgtgatagattaccacctgtgcaataagtccattcgtgaaatttcctcactactaaatattccatggtcaactgttaatggtatcataacaaagtggaagcaactgggaacaacagcaactcagccacgaagtggtaggccacgtaaaaccaaagagcggggtcagcgcatgctgaggcgcacaactttctgcagagtcaatagctacaggcctccaaacttcgtgtggccttcagattagctcaagaacagtgcatagagagcttcatggaatgggtttccatgggcgagcagctgcatccaagccttacatcaccaagtgcaatgtaaagcgtcggatgcagtggtgtaaagcacactgccactggactctagagcagtggagacatgttctctggagtgaccaatcacgcttctctgtctggcgatctgatggacgagtctgggtttagCGGTTGCcgggagaacggtacttgcctgactgcattgtgccaagtgtaaagtttggtggaggggggattatggtgtggggttgtttttcaggggttgggcttggccccttagttccagtgaaaggaactcttaatgcttcaacaTACCAAGACactttggacaatttcatgctcccaactttgtgggaacagtttggggatggccccttcctgttccaacatgactgcacaccagtgcacaaagcaaggtccataaagacatggatgagcgagtttggagtggaggaacttgactggcctgcacaaagtcctgacctcaacccgatagaacacctttgggatgaattagagcggagactgtgagccaggccttctcgccaacatcactgtctgacctcacaaatgcgcttctagaagaatggtcaaaaattcccataaacacattcctaaaccttgtggaaagccttcccagaagagttaaagctgttatagctgcaaagtgTGGGCCAACtctatattaaaccctacagaataagaatgggatgtcattaaagttcatgtgcacgtaaaggcaggcgtcccaaaacttttggcaatatagtttaatataaaaatattaaataataaataaatgatgaaatatgataaatgataaatgttgtTCCCTTTTTTAGGTGTGTTTAAGATGTATTGGCGCTGTGCAGACCGATCGACGTATGCATCTCGAACAGTCATCTTTTGATTCAAGCTTCGAAGCCTCAGCGTCACATTccacatcactgttttctgtgaATTCATTAATGTGCGagcattatattattttacattttattattttatttttctgaagGACTCTTTAGTATTTGGTGTGCAGTTCACAAATCCCGTATTAATTTGATATGGGACACATAATTTTACCTGTAAATACGGGACGATTATGTATTTCACAGGATGGGTGGCAACTCTactgtacagctaaaaataactggaagcgaatGACACCGGACGTCAGTATTAAATTAACAAATGGCCGCACATGctcttacctgaaaaataaggtggatatcgTGAATCAGTTTATCGTAAACACGAACACTGTTGGGTAGTGATGGAGAAACTGAGCTTTTTGAATCGCAGAGGCAATTGAATTAAATACTTTCTAAAATGATTCATTGGTCGAATCACGACACGCTGACGTCACCTACTGCtcaaacagtgtaaataaacaAGAACAACAAACACTAACATGTAATGACAACTTATACAAACCAACTGCTAATGTTTTCATGACAgtgtaatcatttaaatatttattaaataccaAATGTAGATAAATGCCTAAATATGAAGTGTCTgtataatttgtgttcttttattaatttgcaGCAttaattttgagtgttttttgtCTTATTAGATGATTTAAATCCATTAACTCTCTCTGACTCCCTCACCAGTGCTCTGAACTACTGAActagagctgattgagacgctcCCAGAGATTtagtttggatttatttttctgtctgttAATTATTCTCTTCTTAAACAggacaaacagacagaaaaactCCTGGTGAAGCGACAGAGATCCACATgacactattataaagatggagtttattaaagaggagagtgaagacatgaagattgaagaagcattcagtgtgaaacatgaagaaactgaggaacaaacaggttggtttcattctcaaagctGAGAATTTGATCTTTAATAAAATGTCCAGTTATACAGAAGTAATCATACAGAGAGTAATATAGATgtagacaaaacaaaacagttattcTGTGTATGTAGCATTGAACCCAATATCTAAGTCTGAATAGAGaacaataaaaaagttttttttttctctactcATACTCAAACGTGCTCTACTAACATTTTAACTCAtctaaacataaatatgaagttAAGATAACGCAACATACCATCCTCCATCGTGTTCTCCAACAACGCCTTGGCCAAGTCCCTCCCTCCCATTGCTCGCCAGTCTACTTCCGTAGATTTGGTCAAACCACTTCGACGTTCTTCTGTTTGAACCACTCCGGCTGTTGTGGTTCTGTAGTtgcttttagtttttagtgttccTACACTGGTTGTAGGTCTGGTGGTAGCCGTGTGCGGCCAAGAGCTGAGCAACTTCCTGAAAAACTTTTTCATTCCAGGTCGCCCCATCTATGTCTTGCTGGATTCGCTCCTTGGCTCCCAACAAGAGGAACGTCTGCGTCTACTGACCACGATTCagccatttattttttcaagttgcgtgcAACGGTTGTTCAAAGCTAGTCATTTAAAAAGGTTGTgcgaacaaatgatactgcggtggctCGTGTCGCAAATCCAATGACGGTGACGattctctgaccaatcagtgaatctgcagtgtttacacatcacattttaatatcagtAATTAATTGACATGCATATGCATGGGCTCACTGTGAGGACACATTAAAAAGCGGTGGGATTGCACCATttggtggtgctataattgaacaaaacataaaatttgcTCTTACTACAGTACTGTTGGTCCTACAGTACTGTTGCACCTTAagaaaaacatggccgccatttTACACAATGCCCAATGACAAAAAAGATCCGAAGCTGTAACTGCAGTGGTTTTGCATATTGACACCAACTCTCTCTGTATTGTTATGCCACTCTAAATATGTGCAGTGGTAGGTCCCTTGGACCAGGTATGAAAACCACTGGTGTATTGAGTATAAGATCTATAGGCGAGATGGGCAActctggtcctggagggccactattttgcaaagtttagctccatccTTGATCAAATACACATGGAAAATTTAACCCAACCTCAAAATTTAACCCTAAAAAGATTAGGGACAACACTTAATTCTGCAAGACAGTGGCAAGGACCATCCCTGATCCATAGGATAGGATAGTGTATATAGCGTACATGTTGGTTTTGCTTTAAATGTCTAAATTCTTTTATGTCTGTTTTTTCCTTAGACCTGATGGCACTGGAAGAGGCGAGCTTAATGAAAGGGAAGAAGAGAAATACCATTATGATAAACATAATGATTACATGACTGGAGAAAGATCAACACAGACTAAAAAGACTTCCTCAcaaaaaagagctcaaaagacaggaactaaaagttatttcacctgccaacagtgtggaaagagtttcacccAAATAggaaaccttaaagtccacatgggAGTTCACACTCGAGAGAAGGCTTACACCTGcaaacagtgtggaaaaagtttaaGACATAAAGGAATCCttgaagtccacatgagaattcacactggagagagccttttcacctgccaacagtgtggaaagagtttcagtggaaaaggaaaccttaaaatccacatgaatattcacactggagagaagttATTTCCATGTGATCAGTGTCGAAAGACTTTCAGACGTAAATCAACCCTTAATAACCAcgtgagaattcacactggagagaagccattcatATGtgctcagtgtggaaagagtttcagatttaaaaataaCCTTGAGTGCCACATGAGGATTCATGTATGAGAGAATGGTTTTAGATGTcgtcaatgtggaaagagtttcacagcCAGGAAACATGAGAATCATGTAATAACTCGCACCGAGAGAAGTTCCCATGTCTtcagtgtgagaagagtttcCCGCATCAAAGAGACGTGAAACAGCATTTGCCAACTTATTCTGGGAGGAAATTTCAGTGTTTATCTGTGTGACAAGgtttaaaaatgtctaaaaaccaACTGTGCAATCATTTTTGAGAAAGGCAATGTAATTTTGATCTgtgtaatagaaaaaaaaaatgtcattacacGTACAGATACACCTGAAAATTCTTGCAGATCTGAGGctctacaatttaaaatggcaTCATGAAATATGTATCTGTGTGAAATGAATGCTATATTCACATTGCATCGCTCAGAAGGCTGTTCACATGACCTTTAAATGTGGCTCGTATCAGATACTTCAGGCACTTCTGCAAGACTCCACTCTGGAAAGTTCATCACAAGTGATTCACTCATTTTCACTTATTTTATTTGCTTTCTTCATCTCTCTATTTTTCAGACTTTTAATCTTTTTGTGTACATCCACACCTGACCATCTTGCTTTTGTCTcatttttcctgtattttttgtTTCTCAGTAGAGACTcttatttagatatattttctgttcttttgtttCAGTTCACATTTCTTGTGTCTATTAGGCTACGTTCAGAGTGTCAGTCCCTATCAGATTTTTGTGTATATCCGCTTGAAATACGATCAGATTTAGCACATGTGAATGGCAAAAAAGAAGAgctgtggtttgaaatcctattcaaatcgctTTTCTGGGAAACCTTTTCAGTTTGACCGCTTTGATTTTGGGTGGTTAATGTGGCTTTCTCATGCCACGTAAAACGTAAACGTCAAGCGTTGTTATAGGATACAAGCTGAAAGTCACTGCAGAAAtaaggttgtgttgttgcaaattACCAGACGAACAGAACAGTGGACATGACAGCGCGGAATGAAGCCACTCATACCAGCCTCCTATGTTTCTGGCCCTGCCTCAGAAGATGCAGTAGTCCAACGTGGCggctacacattgtcatgtgGTAGATAAGACAACATttgtattgcaaacccctccatgttgcAGTTGCTGTCGTTTATGGCATATACCTACCATCATTGcaatagaaaccaatgcagatattccggaAAATGAAAGAGCggcatggacacacaaatcagatctgaacagttgtgatacagtcaataattttaaatcagattccaatcgcatgcacaaataatcggatttggattgacagtgtgaacatagccttGGTGTCTACAGTTACTAATCATGTTTCTATGGTTTCAGCTTAGTTTCACTTGTGTCTTGTTTAGGTCCTTGTTTATCCCTTTGTATTTATGATATATGTCGGCATGTAGTCGGGCTTTggagttttgtttatttgtgtgcattttgtacCTGTTCCGCTCTAGGTCTGCTCTTGGGGCTTTTTCGCCAAATGGTAACTCCACGTGTTACGATCGTCAAACTCTTATTAGCATTCAAATGTCTTTAATGGCTTTGGGACCCCGAGACTCTGGTCATCGTGGCTTTACTCATCCTGCGTTTTTACTTTCGGTTCCCATGGAGGTGCTTCGGCGACGTTCCGAGCAAAAGAAGAAGGGACTCTAGAAATGTGGAAAACAAGGAGAAGTTTTGATTAaatctaaggccctgtttacacctggtattaagatgcattttggacGGCCTGATCACAAGTAGATGGAGACAGATACCCGTTTACCACTATGAAAGCAGTCCAGtcgaatgtgttttcgactacctctggaaatggttgaaagtggacaagctggaaacattttacaccccgtttacacctgtatttagcgttgtccacttgtgatttgatcgaccaaaatgcatctttatACCAGGTGGATACAGGGCCTGAAAGACAATTCCCAGGTAGCCAAAACAGTTCGGACCAATAATGGCCCAGATCCGGCAGGCCGGAAGAAATAACTCGGCCTGGTTGCGGTTGCCAGAACTGCAGGAGCCTCCTCAAGTAAGTGtactttaaccctctggggtctgaggatttttggggccctggagaagttttgacatgccctgacatttgtgcttttttcagttgttcataaacatattaactccctcgggtcggcggtcacgccggcgataccacctcggtttttttcttatcagtgtgaaagagactcaaaatacttcctcaatgttgcacatataattaagagttatacaccattaaaatttgtggaatatattcttttatttgcgtacactcagagtaaaaacaaaatgatgtgctttttgcaaaataaagaaaactaacatgatgcgtgatctctcgtctccctctgaacgaagtttaatctgatagttctcagaaaatgaactgtaacttagtgaatactaatgacacaaaaatgagacttatgtc
The Ctenopharyngodon idella isolate HZGC_01 chromosome 4, HZGC01, whole genome shotgun sequence genome window above contains:
- the LOC127511188 gene encoding gastrula zinc finger protein XlCGF7.1-like isoform X6 → MAFIKEESEDIKMVFIKEEIEDIKMVFIKEDIEDLKMAFIKEEIEDMKIEETFRVKQEDTEEQTDLMMLKKESEVLSEMEEKDQCKNHHDLITGQKTFSCSQTKKTSSRKRAKKTETISNFTCQQCGNRFTHKGSLNRHMRIHNGEKPYTCPQCGRSFNQHGNLKVHMTIHTEVKPYTCQQCGKSFDQHEKLNVHMRIHTGEKPYICQQCGKTFAENVSLNRHMRVHTGEKPYTCQQCGKSFTQIGNLKVHMSVHAVEKPFTCQQCGKSFKRKGNLNRHKSVHAEETPFTCQQCGKSFNRKENLKRHMGFHT
- the LOC127511188 gene encoding gastrula zinc finger protein XlCGF7.1-like isoform X7; translation: MAFIKEESEDMKMTFIKEEIEDMKIEETFRVKHEDTEEKTDLMMLKKESEVLSEMEEKDQCKNHHDLITGQKTFSCSQTKKTSSRKRAKKTETISNFTCQQCGNRFTHKGSLNRHMRIHNGEKPYTCPQCGRSFNQHGNLKVHMTIHTEVKPYTCQQCGKSFDQHEKLNVHMRIHTGEKPYICQQCGKTFAENVSLNRHMRVHTGEKPYTCQQCGKSFTQIGNLKVHMSVHAVEKPFTCQQCGKSFKRKGNLNRHKSVHAEETPFTCQQCGKSFNRKENLKRHMGFHT